The following proteins are encoded in a genomic region of Alteromonadaceae bacterium 2753L.S.0a.02:
- a CDS encoding threonine/homoserine/homoserine lactone efflux protein, whose product MEFNNWLVFTSIGFVATMIPGPAVLVAMSQSAAYGWRHAIYAILGNISGLCIMSALSVLGLGAVILSSEVVFEVIKFVGAAYLIYLGIKLWRSGFNPSEVTQSAKSIPRKRRKAYLQGLAVALSNPKAIAFTTALFPQFVNHEENLLLQFSVLISTFMALSFSCLLGYAFLTERAKGRMFHGMSKVVSRLFGSAFIAAGLVLAKAIREHT is encoded by the coding sequence ATGGAATTTAATAATTGGCTAGTATTTACATCAATCGGTTTTGTCGCAACGATGATTCCCGGCCCCGCCGTTTTGGTAGCAATGTCGCAAAGTGCTGCTTACGGATGGCGGCATGCAATTTATGCCATATTGGGTAACATTTCTGGTTTGTGTATCATGTCTGCTTTGTCGGTTCTAGGGCTCGGAGCGGTCATATTGAGTTCGGAGGTGGTTTTTGAGGTGATCAAGTTTGTTGGGGCGGCGTACCTTATTTATCTCGGTATAAAGCTCTGGCGGAGTGGGTTTAATCCCTCGGAAGTAACACAATCGGCGAAGAGTATTCCACGAAAAAGGCGGAAGGCATATTTACAAGGGTTGGCAGTGGCACTTAGTAACCCTAAAGCCATTGCATTCACAACAGCGCTGTTCCCGCAGTTCGTTAATCACGAGGAGAATTTATTGCTGCAATTTTCCGTCTTGATCTCAACATTTATGGCATTATCATTCTCATGCCTGCTCGGCTATGCATTTCTGACCGAGCGTGCTAAAGGTCGGATGTTCCACGGAATGTCGAAAGTGGTAAGCAGACTATTTGGTAGTGCGTTTATTGCGGCCGGACTCGTGCTTGCCAAGGCGATACGAGAACACACGTAA
- a CDS encoding methyltransferase family protein produces the protein MDPKELAKNYDNIAEHWNSPEFDRENGITQHEIALRYSGCKGLAIDIGCGSSGRIIDLLLAKGFDVEGLDLSKNMLEMAKQRHPNILFHRVDICEWKPTKKYAFISAWDSIWHVPLRRQKSVLEKLLNSLEPGGVIVFTTGAVDQAGESCNPFLGQNLYHAVLGITAILELLLINECVCRHLENDDWPNKHLFIIAQKNA, from the coding sequence ATGGACCCTAAAGAACTCGCAAAAAATTACGATAATATAGCCGAGCATTGGAATAGTCCGGAGTTTGACCGTGAAAACGGTATTACACAACATGAAATAGCGTTGCGATATTCGGGTTGTAAAGGATTGGCAATCGATATCGGGTGTGGCAGTAGTGGCAGAATAATAGATCTTCTTCTTGCGAAAGGTTTTGACGTGGAGGGTCTGGATCTGTCTAAAAATATGCTTGAAATGGCGAAGCAACGGCATCCAAATATTCTATTTCACCGTGTAGATATTTGTGAATGGAAACCGACGAAAAAGTACGCCTTTATTTCTGCCTGGGATAGCATTTGGCATGTACCATTGAGACGTCAAAAAAGTGTATTGGAAAAGCTCCTGAATTCTTTGGAGCCGGGCGGTGTAATCGTATTTACTACCGGCGCCGTGGACCAGGCCGGAGAGAGTTGCAATCCTTTTTTAGGTCAAAACCTATATCACGCAGTGCTGGGAATTACAGCCATATTAGAACTACTTTTAATCAATGAATGTGTGTGCAGGCATCTGGAAAATGATGATTGGCCCAACAAGCATTTATTTATCATCGCTCAAAAGAACGCCTAA
- a CDS encoding pathogenicity locus Cdd1 protein encodes MNPKKVKRSKLESLTDLPNIGSAMAKDLQLLGISQPNQLKGKSAYRMYQELCDITGSKHDLCVLDVFLSITDFIDGNPARDWWCYTAERKQHLDSEKNA; translated from the coding sequence ATGAATCCGAAAAAAGTTAAGCGATCAAAACTGGAATCATTAACGGATCTGCCAAATATTGGCTCTGCTATGGCCAAAGATCTTCAGCTTCTGGGAATTTCTCAGCCGAACCAATTAAAAGGCAAATCGGCTTACAGAATGTATCAAGAATTGTGTGATATTACAGGCAGTAAGCATGATCTTTGTGTTCTTGATGTCTTTCTATCGATTACGGATTTTATAGACGGCAATCCAGCCAGAGATTGGTGGTGCTATACCGCCGAAAGAAAACAGCATCTGGACAGTGAAAAAAATGCCTAA
- a CDS encoding thioredoxin-like protein, producing MSKSLFPCLLLLMLMISLGCQRQSADSNKDAQAANHLADHTFESTAENTAENGHKDGIHWLKGDVDAAFAIAAREHKLILLYWGAVWCPPCNQLKATLFKDRDFIAKTRLLVPVYLDGDTANAQQLGEKFNISGYPTLILLKPEGEEITRIPGGMDLSQYEAVLELAIQMQRPVRVIVAEFRAGKTLSDKDFRLLALYSWDQDRGSVLSENEASALLLSLYQACPETQSIDKSRLFAQWWSMRLEELDEQSEAGDDSANSGKTGEPAPAPQISAEEHERVYRGLSKILDNPELIRNNLDLVLYGAGDTFEYLFPAPDNESGTAELLQAWNQALADIRLDQSLSLAERLAPLYAQIQFQNLNTDEQDMTASPELMADIRNTIATIRSKISNRYEHSAVVNLAVYLLSLSGQNQEAGKLLEAELKNAASPYYLMLDLAETAKELGHEEDALQWMKRAYNEAAEGPTRFQWGVYYLRSLADLQPDNETDIETLVSELFAILQSRDDAFYNRNQRSVQRMAKILTRWNEDKAHAAALSRIQLKANNLCNTWKAEPEGENYQRCETFAEELDKNSSEKKGAVQD from the coding sequence ATGTCCAAGTCGCTGTTCCCTTGTTTGTTACTCTTGATGCTGATGATCTCCCTGGGCTGTCAGCGGCAGTCTGCCGATAGTAACAAGGATGCTCAGGCAGCGAACCACCTTGCGGACCATACCTTTGAAAGTACTGCGGAAAATACCGCAGAAAATGGCCATAAAGACGGAATTCACTGGCTTAAAGGCGATGTGGATGCCGCCTTCGCGATTGCTGCCCGCGAGCACAAATTGATTCTGCTCTACTGGGGCGCGGTGTGGTGCCCGCCTTGCAACCAACTCAAAGCCACTCTGTTCAAAGACCGCGACTTTATCGCTAAAACCCGCCTGTTAGTTCCGGTATACCTGGATGGCGACACCGCCAACGCCCAGCAGCTGGGTGAGAAATTTAATATCAGCGGCTACCCGACGCTGATTTTACTCAAGCCTGAAGGCGAGGAAATCACCCGCATTCCCGGTGGCATGGACCTCAGCCAATACGAGGCGGTATTAGAGCTGGCCATTCAAATGCAACGGCCAGTACGCGTTATTGTTGCCGAGTTCCGGGCCGGAAAAACCTTGAGCGATAAGGATTTCCGCCTACTGGCGCTCTATTCCTGGGATCAGGACCGCGGCAGCGTTTTAAGTGAAAACGAGGCCAGCGCTCTGCTGCTGTCGCTCTACCAGGCCTGCCCCGAGACACAGAGCATCGACAAAAGCCGGTTATTTGCCCAGTGGTGGTCCATGCGACTGGAAGAGCTGGACGAACAATCCGAAGCTGGCGACGATAGCGCCAATTCTGGGAAAACTGGTGAACCCGCCCCGGCACCCCAAATAAGCGCTGAGGAGCACGAACGCGTTTACCGCGGCCTGAGCAAGATACTGGATAATCCAGAGCTGATCCGCAATAACCTGGACCTGGTGCTCTATGGTGCCGGCGACACCTTCGAATACCTGTTTCCTGCGCCCGACAACGAATCCGGCACCGCCGAACTGTTGCAGGCTTGGAATCAAGCCCTCGCTGACATCCGCTTGGATCAAAGCCTGTCGCTGGCGGAACGACTGGCTCCCTTGTACGCCCAGATCCAATTTCAAAATCTGAACACAGACGAGCAGGATATGACGGCCAGCCCCGAACTGATGGCCGACATCCGCAACACCATTGCCACCATTCGCAGCAAGATCAGCAACCGCTACGAACACTCGGCGGTGGTCAACCTGGCGGTTTACCTGCTCAGCCTCTCCGGCCAGAATCAGGAAGCCGGCAAGCTGCTGGAAGCCGAGCTGAAAAACGCTGCGTCACCCTACTATCTGATGCTCGACCTCGCCGAAACCGCCAAGGAACTCGGCCACGAAGAAGACGCCCTTCAATGGATGAAACGCGCCTACAACGAAGCCGCCGAAGGCCCCACCCGCTTCCAGTGGGGTGTCTATTACCTGCGCAGCCTCGCAGACCTGCAACCCGACAACGAAACCGACATCGAAACTCTTGTTTCCGAACTCTTTGCCATACTTCAGTCCCGCGATGATGCCTTCTACAACCGCAACCAACGCTCCGTGCAACGCATGGCCAAAATCCTCACCCGTTGGAATGAAGACAAAGCCCATGCCGCAGCGTTGAGCCGCATACAGCTAAAAGCTAATAACCTTTGCAATACATGGAAAGCCGAACCCGAAGGCGAGAATTATCAACGGTGTGAAACTTTTGCGGAGGAACTGGATAAAAATAGCAGCGAAAAAAAAGGAGCTGTGCAAGATTGA
- a CDS encoding permuted papain-like amidase YaeF/Yiix C92 family enzyme yields the protein MKKNIILLLLLIASITVCAAEEYVPHQGDIIFQSLPHSDLVDAIEGATNSKYSHVGIVFHNDKSWYVREAIGPVIDTPLELFKRRGRDGHIEVYRLKEEYQKNIAGFIAESDKYMGRPYDMRYRMDDENIYCSELVYKSYQDATGSQLGKLVKLGSLGWGKYERLIKEIEGGSVPKDRIMITPRHLSESEQLKLVYVSSK from the coding sequence ATGAAGAAAAATATAATTCTACTGTTGCTTTTGATTGCTTCCATTACTGTTTGTGCTGCGGAAGAGTATGTACCCCATCAAGGCGATATAATATTTCAGTCGCTACCCCATAGCGACTTGGTCGATGCAATAGAAGGTGCAACGAATTCGAAATATTCTCATGTGGGAATTGTGTTCCACAACGATAAGAGCTGGTATGTTCGAGAGGCGATAGGGCCGGTTATAGACACACCTCTCGAGCTCTTTAAACGGCGTGGTCGTGACGGGCATATCGAAGTGTACAGATTAAAAGAAGAATACCAAAAGAATATCGCTGGGTTTATCGCAGAGAGCGATAAATATATGGGGCGACCCTATGATATGAGGTACAGAATGGATGATGAAAACATCTATTGTTCAGAGCTCGTTTACAAATCGTACCAAGACGCCACAGGTTCGCAGTTGGGTAAGCTCGTAAAACTGGGAAGCTTAGGGTGGGGTAAATATGAGCGACTCATAAAAGAAATTGAAGGAGGCTCTGTGCCGAAAGATCGAATCATGATAACTCCAAGGCACCTTTCAGAATCGGAGCAGTTGAAGTTGGTTTATGTTTCAAGTAAATAA